The genomic region TAAAAGATGAGGCGCAAGTGATATGAAAGTATTAGTACTTAGCGAACATAACAATCAACACATTAAATCGGCAACGTATCATACGTTATCTGCCGCAAAACAATTAGGTACGACCTTCGACTTGCTTGTAATAGGTTATGAATGTACGGCCGTTGCGCAAGAAGCAGCAGTGATCCTAAGCGTTGATGAAGTTTTGCTTGCCGATAACGAGGTCTATGCTCACCAGCTCGCTGAGAATTGTGCAGAACTCATTGCAGAAATAGGCAAAAATTATGATTACATCTTGGCTGGCGCAACAACATTTGGAAAAAATGTATTGCCTCGTGTTGCTGCATTGCTTGATGTGGGAATGATAAGCGATGTCATAAAAATTGAAAATGAAGATACTTATTTACGTCCTATTTATGCAGGTAATATCATTGCAAAAGTACGATCCTCCGACAAAATCAAAGTCATGACCATACGCACGACTGCCTTTCCTTCGCTAGAAGAAAAAAGAGATGCGCAAGCCTCTATTACATCACTAACTCAAGTGATTGCGAATCCGTTATCCCGCTTTGAAAATGAATCTTTAACCCAATCAGCTCGTCCTGAATTAACCTCGGCTCGGGTGATCGTCGCGGGAGGACGCGGATTAAAAAGTGCGGATAATTTCCATTTGTTAGAAACCATTGCAGATCAATTGGGCGGTGCGGTGGGTGCATCACGTGCCGCGGTTGATGCAGGTTTTGCCCCTAATGATTATCAAGTTGGTCAAACCGGTAAAGTCGTTGCGCCTGATCTTTATATCGCCGTTGGTATTTCGGGTGCGATTCAACATTTGGCCGGGATGAAAGATAGTAAAATTATTGTCGCAATTAACAACGATCCTGAAGCGCCCATTTTTGAAATTGCCGATTATATTTTAGTGGGTGATTTATTTACCCTTCTACCGGAATTACAAAATGCATTAGGGTCACTTTAAGATCAACTCTTTCAGAAAAAGCTGTAAATGAATGATCTTGGCCTCTGAAACCGAATTGGATTTCACCAGATTACTTTGCAGCTCCGTTTAATTTTATTTAAGCGTGTCATTTTCTTATCTTCCCTTTTTTTATCTCATTAATAATGAATCTTCTTTCGTTGTGTGGATCAGTTCGTATATGTGCCGCAGACTTATCCGTATCTTTATTTTCGAAAATATTATTTATTTTCGAAAATAAGTACGTTATGATGGATCGTGTTCTTACAATGTGTGTGCGATGAAATGGAAAAGGCCGATATGACGTCAAGCGTCAGAAAAAAAACGAAAGCAACAAATATCTTTGAAAAATTACATCATGATATTACGAACGGAATATTTTTTCCCGGGCAACGATTGCAAATGGATGAACTGAAACGACGGTATGAAGTTGGCTACAGCCCTATACGAGAAGCGCTTTCGCGTCTTGTCATCAGCGGACTTGTTCGCAGAGAAGAACATTGTGGATTTACAGTAGCCCCCTTATCAGTCGATGAATTAAATGATTTATATAATATACGCATCGAAATTGATAGCCTCGCTATTGACTATGCTATGCAACACGGTGATGAACATTGGGAAGCTAATGTGGTCGCAGCATGGCATCGTTACAAAAAATATCTAACCCACCAAATCAATAAAGAAATGGATCCAACGCAATGGGAAACGCTTCATCGTGAATATCGTTTTAGTTTAATTAAAGCGTGTCAGTCCCCCTGGTTACTCAAAATTCGTGAGATGTTGCAAGAACATGCTGCGCGTTATCGGGTTTTATGCCTTAGTAAAAAGCACCTTACTAAAAAAATTTTACTGGAACTCATTAAAAGTAATGAGGCACTTGTACTAGCCTTAATAGCTAGAGATCGAAAACAAGTTAAGCGACACCATAAAGAAAGTTGGAATATCTCAATTCAAATTATAAAAGAGACGATTGAAGCGACGCATAATTCATTATAATTAAGAAATTAGTAAGTGTTATGAAACAAAAATATTTAATTATCCCTTCTGTACCGACTCCTAATGGCCATTTACATTTAGGCCATATTGGCGGCCCTTTTTTAACAGCAGATATTATTACACGGGTCTTGCAAAGACAGGGTCATGAAGCAAAAATGATTTGCGGGACAGATACTTATGAATCGTTTGTTGTACATAAAGCAGTGAATGAAAATAAGTCTTCTGAAGAAATATGTCATGATTATCATAAAAAAATTGCTGCAGATTTACAGGCCATGGATATTAATATTGATACATTTATTAATCCGCTTGCTGATGAATGGCGTAATCAATACGGCGAATGGCAACATTTTATTTTTAAAAAACTAGAAAATATGGGAGCCATTACTGCAATAGATGAACAAGTCTTATGGGATGAAAAAGCGAAGCGATATAGGGTCGGGTGTTGGTTGCAGGGGAAATGTCCGGTTTGCAAAATGTATGCAGAAAGTTATTTTTGTGAAAATTGTGGGGCCTACTTTCGCCCTGAAGAATTGATATTAAATAAAAACACTTTTTTTTCTGAAAAAACCACAAATTTATTCATGAAAGTTCCTACGGATCTTGTGCATTCATCTTTAAAAAAATTATATCAAGACACAATGACGCAACAAAAAGGTTTAATGCGATTAACAGCTAATAGCGATTGGGGGCTGGCTGTACCATCTAACGCTTCTCTCCCTTCCTCCACTTTATTTAGTTATGGATTAATATTTGCCTATTTTTTAATGATGGGAAAAATTGCAGGAAAAGAAGTCAATGCATTTTCAATTAACTCGAGCGTCAAAACAATTTCCTGTTTTGGCATCGATAATGCAGTAGCATTTCTTGCTAGCGCGCTCGGTGTTACTCATCATTGTAAAGAATACAAACCTTTTGATTATTTAATTCCTAATTATTTTTATCTTTTAAATAATAAAAAATTTTCTAAGAGCAAAGGCCATGCAATTTTTGTCAATGATCTCATTATAAAATCGTCTGTCTCAAGTGATATTGTTCGGTTTTTTTTAGCAACCATCAATGTTAGAGATCAAGTTGGATATTTTTCCGCAGATGAATTTGTAGTTTTTTATAATAAAACGATTCTTTGGATTAACGCTGCAATTATTAATCAGTTTAAGGCCAATCAAGATGATGAAATGCCCATTTTATGTGATGGAATTTTAAAATCATTACTCAAAAATCAGAATGATTTACTTCATCCTAGTCAATTTCTTCCTCATTTAGCTGTTAAGACGATATATAGCTGGCTTACCTACACCTGCTCGAGCCATCAGTGGTTAAAAGGTATGTCATTACTAATGTATCCTTTTATGCCAAAGCTGGCTCAATGTATTTGGCATAACTTAGGATATTTGGGCTGCCCAGCAGAAATGCAACATGAAACAACTATCCCCATCCCATTAACCTTTCCTCATTACAAACAACTTTCTAGAGACGATCTTCATGCAGTTGCGCTCTAAGTCTAATGACACAATTAAAACCTTACTGGGCATCGGTATTGGCCCGTCGAATTTAAGTCTAGCTGCGTTGCTGAGTCCTTTAAAGGAATTTTCTTCTGTATTTTTTGATTCTAAAAAATTTTTTGCTTGGCATCCAGGCATGTTAATGCCCAACGCTAAACTGCAAGTTTCTCATTTGGAAGACTTGGTCACTTTAGTCGACCCCACCAATCCTTATTCATTTGTTGCTTTTTTAGCGAATAAAAAACGTTTATATCGGTTTATCTATGCAAAATTTAACAGAATATTGCGCATCGAATTTAATGAATACCTCGCGTGGGTCAGTCAAAATTTATCAAATTTAAACTTTTCCCATCACGTAGAAAAAATTTCATTTCAGGATAATTATTTTTTGCTAGAAACAGCCACTAAAAAAATTAAAGGCAAGCATCTGGTTCTTGGTACTGGTACCACACCTTCAGTTCCAACATGGGCGCGTCCCTATCTTGGTCCTACTGTTTTTCATAGTCAGCATTTTTTAGAGAATTTCAAGAATTTTTCTGGAAAAAGAGTGGCGGTCATTGGTGGCGGACAAAGTAGTGCAGAAATTATCGATGCTATCATTTCAAAATCGGAAAATCTACCCAGTCAATTATATTGGATTTCAAGACGTAATCAATTTCAACAATTAGATGAATCCTCATTTGTGTATGAACTTTTTTCTCCTGCCTACAATGAATATTTTTTTAATTTAAATACAGAAGTTCAACAAAAAAAATTACACGAAAATGCTCTTGCTAATGATGGGATCTCAGTGACCACCCTCACTGCTATTTATCAAAAACTCTATGCCTTAGAATTAATCGAAAAGCGCGGTAAGTTTTTCCAGTTGTTAACGAATTATGATTTTATCGGGCTACAAGCAGATCGTTGTAATGAAACATGGCGCATGACTTGCGAGCAACGGCAATTAAATAAAATTTGGAATGCGGAAGTTGACATCATTATTTTTTGTACTGGATATGAGCGTCTAGTACCTGCTTGTTTAACTGATTTCCGTGATCGCATCGATTTACATCATGATCAATTCACGGTGCATAACGATTTTTCAATTGCATGGGATGGTCCGCAAACTCATCGCATTTATGTACAGAATGGAGCTCGCCATCAGCATGGTGTTGCTGACACGAGTTTATGTTTAATGGCTTGGCGGAGTGCTAAAATTATTAATAGTATTGCTGAAAAAGAATTATATAGCATTGATGATAACAGCAGTGCCATTGATTGGAATTCTATGCGAGTTAAAGAAAAATATGGGTCTGCCTCGGTTACAATTGGGAGATAACCAATTTTTTGCACAGGGCTGCTTGCTGCAAGAAATGATTAATCCTTTAGTCAACTTATCTGTACAGATATCTTTATTTACGGTTAAATCAGGATGCGAGACGCCTGTCGATAAGCATTTCGAACATGAGTATTGGATTATATTGGAAGGAGCGGCAACATTGGTTTACGAACAAACTTTATTTCAAATTATGAAAGATGAGGCATTCTATTTTTTACCGCACGCAACGCATAAAATTATTAATCATACCGCTGCCGATATAAAAATTCTTTCGGTTTATTGGGCAGACGGCAAAATTCGCGATTCCGTGCTTTAGAACTAAAAGATGAGGAAGGAGCTTGATACCCAATTGATTTTAATGAAGATTACCGCCATCTTGGGAAATTGCTATAATTATTATAAATCTAATCTTTGGTTCAACTTAGTTTTGCGGAATCAATAATGAAAGACGATGAATTAATTAAGAAAAAAAATATACATCTTCAAGATAATGAGGAAGGAGATACTGGTGATGCAGGTTCTGCAAGCGGGGGAGCAGGCGGCCAGATCGAATTTCGCGATTTTTTAACGAATCGGGAAAGCGCGCGGGATGATTTATTAACCGGTGAGGAAAAGCGACGATTACTTTCTGTTCATAAAGATAGGCATGCTGTACGTGTTGATGCCCAGAAAAAATTACGGGAAGAACGTAAACAAATAAAAGAAGGAAAAGTTGCTAAGTCATTTAATCAGCAAGGAAATGGGCAACAGCGACAGGGTGAATATAAAGCTAATCCTGTTTTAGCGGCTGCTGCACAATTTAGTGGTAGCGTCGATAATAAAGTCAATACAGTACCTACCGAGCATATTGCTGAGACCAACAATGATAAGCGTGAAGAGTTGGAGTATCAATATCAGTTACGCAATCGACCAGAAAATACGCCACGTTTTAATCCTAAACCTCAATTTAATAGGTAATCATTTTTCTTATGCTTTCCTTAGCTGATGCCATTTTGCAGGAAGACATGCACAGGATTGCATCGCTTATACCACGTGAAGATGTCAATCAAATTGATGAATATGGTTTCACGCCACTTATTGAAGCAGCCATTATTGACCATACAAAAATCTCTGCTTTTCTGCTTGATCAAGGTGCCGATCCAAATCGTCCTGATGTTACAGGAGGAACAGCATTACAATGGGCAGTAGAAAATAATAATCAAGACTTGTGCCGCTTATTATTAAATCATGGAGCAGATCCCAACGCTTATAACTTAGCGGGTCAACCCGTACTTGTCATGCCTATTTTACGTAAACAAAAAGCATTGCAGAAATTACTTGTTAAAGCTTCTGCAGATGAAGTTTTTGCGCAAGACTATATTAATGTTAAATTATTAGGTCACTTGTTTGAATTGGTTGGCACTGCCAATATTGTTGATCCTCAAAATCATTATGTGGAGGTTGATTTCGAGGGTTTTTATTTGGAAGTAACCTTAGGATTGATTAGCGATTCACTTTCACAATTTCAAAATCATTTTGCCGCCAGACAATTACGGCGTTTTTCTGGGCTTTCACAATATATCGTTGCGGTTATTCAACGGGCCGCTGAGTTAATCCGATATCAACAATACCGTGTTGATATCAGTAAATATGAACAACGTATCGATTCTCTTATTCAACAAGAACCGTTACTTATTCCTGTTGGTTATGAAGGTCATGCTATTACCTTTATTAAACTGGGCGAGATATGGGTTAAATGTGATCGTCGGGAAGATAGTCGGTTATATGATAATATTGTTTTTTATCAAATTAATCGGCCGCAAAATTATAATATCGATTTTGTTAAAAATTTAATTTATAAAAAACAATCGAGTCATTATATTAATACGGAATTAGATCAAGTTTTGGGATTAACCCCGATTACAGAATTAAAAATTGAAGCGCAAGTTAGTGGTAATTGTTCCTGGGCTAATGTAGAAGCTTCAATCCCCTCCCTTTTTTATCTTATTTTGAATCAACTCAATCAACATAATCCGGCGAATAATCATTACAAAACCCTCGCTCTAAATTTTTTTCACCAGTTTCGTGAATGGAATAAAGATCGTGCATTGCATTATTGCATCCGCAGCTTTGAACAGGGTGATGCGATTCGCAAAGCCTGTAAAGCTGAGATTTTAGCGGCTATTTTATTTCAACGTTGCGACTTCCATACAGCAAAGGCAAGG from Gammaproteobacteria bacterium harbors:
- a CDS encoding electron transfer flavoprotein subunit alpha/FixB family protein, translating into MKVLVLSEHNNQHIKSATYHTLSAAKQLGTTFDLLVIGYECTAVAQEAAVILSVDEVLLADNEVYAHQLAENCAELIAEIGKNYDYILAGATTFGKNVLPRVAALLDVGMISDVIKIENEDTYLRPIYAGNIIAKVRSSDKIKVMTIRTTAFPSLEEKRDAQASITSLTQVIANPLSRFENESLTQSARPELTSARVIVAGGRGLKSADNFHLLETIADQLGGAVGASRAAVDAGFAPNDYQVGQTGKVVAPDLYIAVGISGAIQHLAGMKDSKIIVAINNDPEAPIFEIADYILVGDLFTLLPELQNALGSL
- a CDS encoding GntR family transcriptional regulator, which produces MTSSVRKKTKATNIFEKLHHDITNGIFFPGQRLQMDELKRRYEVGYSPIREALSRLVISGLVRREEHCGFTVAPLSVDELNDLYNIRIEIDSLAIDYAMQHGDEHWEANVVAAWHRYKKYLTHQINKEMDPTQWETLHREYRFSLIKACQSPWLLKIREMLQEHAARYRVLCLSKKHLTKKILLELIKSNEALVLALIARDRKQVKRHHKESWNISIQIIKETIEATHNSL
- a CDS encoding class I tRNA ligase family protein; translated protein: MKQKYLIIPSVPTPNGHLHLGHIGGPFLTADIITRVLQRQGHEAKMICGTDTYESFVVHKAVNENKSSEEICHDYHKKIAADLQAMDINIDTFINPLADEWRNQYGEWQHFIFKKLENMGAITAIDEQVLWDEKAKRYRVGCWLQGKCPVCKMYAESYFCENCGAYFRPEELILNKNTFFSEKTTNLFMKVPTDLVHSSLKKLYQDTMTQQKGLMRLTANSDWGLAVPSNASLPSSTLFSYGLIFAYFLMMGKIAGKEVNAFSINSSVKTISCFGIDNAVAFLASALGVTHHCKEYKPFDYLIPNYFYLLNNKKFSKSKGHAIFVNDLIIKSSVSSDIVRFFLATINVRDQVGYFSADEFVVFYNKTILWINAAIINQFKANQDDEMPILCDGILKSLLKNQNDLLHPSQFLPHLAVKTIYSWLTYTCSSHQWLKGMSLLMYPFMPKLAQCIWHNLGYLGCPAEMQHETTIPIPLTFPHYKQLSRDDLHAVAL
- a CDS encoding SidA/IucD/PvdA family monooxygenase; this translates as MRSKSNDTIKTLLGIGIGPSNLSLAALLSPLKEFSSVFFDSKKFFAWHPGMLMPNAKLQVSHLEDLVTLVDPTNPYSFVAFLANKKRLYRFIYAKFNRILRIEFNEYLAWVSQNLSNLNFSHHVEKISFQDNYFLLETATKKIKGKHLVLGTGTTPSVPTWARPYLGPTVFHSQHFLENFKNFSGKRVAVIGGGQSSAEIIDAIISKSENLPSQLYWISRRNQFQQLDESSFVYELFSPAYNEYFFNLNTEVQQKKLHENALANDGISVTTLTAIYQKLYALELIEKRGKFFQLLTNYDFIGLQADRCNETWRMTCEQRQLNKIWNAEVDIIIFCTGYERLVPACLTDFRDRIDLHHDQFTVHNDFSIAWDGPQTHRIYVQNGARHQHGVADTSLCLMAWRSAKIINSIAEKELYSIDDNSSAIDWNSMRVKEKYGSASVTIGR
- a CDS encoding cupin domain-containing protein, whose amino-acid sequence is MGLPRLQLGDNQFFAQGCLLQEMINPLVNLSVQISLFTVKSGCETPVDKHFEHEYWIILEGAATLVYEQTLFQIMKDEAFYFLPHATHKIINHTAADIKILSVYWADGKIRDSVL
- a CDS encoding ankyrin repeat domain-containing protein, with translation MHRIASLIPREDVNQIDEYGFTPLIEAAIIDHTKISAFLLDQGADPNRPDVTGGTALQWAVENNNQDLCRLLLNHGADPNAYNLAGQPVLVMPILRKQKALQKLLVKASADEVFAQDYINVKLLGHLFELVGTANIVDPQNHYVEVDFEGFYLEVTLGLISDSLSQFQNHFAARQLRRFSGLSQYIVAVIQRAAELIRYQQYRVDISKYEQRIDSLIQQEPLLIPVGYEGHAITFIKLGEIWVKCDRREDSRLYDNIVFYQINRPQNYNIDFVKNLIYKKQSSHYINTELDQVLGLTPITELKIEAQVSGNCSWANVEASIPSLFYLILNQLNQHNPANNHYKTLALNFFHQFREWNKDRALHYCIRSFEQGDAIRKACKAEILAAILFQRCDFHTAKARPRIETILKVLMGSPYEYILKNYVRIYYYQAPTEEGKQFAELLKEYGLT